A single window of Candidatus Zixiibacteriota bacterium DNA harbors:
- a CDS encoding nodulation protein NfeD — protein sequence MKFCKILIVLVTALMMWAPVVRAGSVKVITIDGPIGAITLKHFERALKQAESDDAAALIVKLNTPGGVMETTLRITTAIMNSTVPVIVWVAPSGGRAASAGVYITYAAHVAAMASSTNIGSATPVSMGGEMDSAMVKKVVNDAVANLLGSAEKRGRNKTWIEQAVRQGASLPYYAAVDSNVVDFLAEDMDELLAKADGRVVETRDGSDTLHVAGATPEDVSKTFAEQVLEVLTNPNIIFILFSLGSLGLAIELYNPGAIFPGVVGAICIIVALFAMQTLPINYAGLALIILAIVLFLLEIKVTSYGMLTVGGIVSLFLGGLMLIDSPEPTLRISLSVIITVTLCVAAFLVFAVGHVIKSYRKQVTTGYEGLIGQIGKVAERIDREGMVYIAGALWKAVADEAIEKGAPVKIVSGQHQILKVEKLSDSKEG from the coding sequence ATGAAATTCTGCAAGATTCTCATTGTGTTGGTAACCGCACTCATGATGTGGGCGCCGGTGGTGCGGGCCGGAAGCGTCAAAGTCATTACGATCGACGGGCCGATCGGCGCGATCACGCTCAAGCATTTCGAGCGCGCACTCAAGCAGGCGGAGTCCGATGATGCCGCCGCACTTATCGTTAAACTCAATACGCCGGGCGGCGTCATGGAAACGACGCTGCGGATCACTACGGCGATCATGAATTCAACAGTGCCGGTTATCGTCTGGGTGGCTCCGTCCGGTGGGCGAGCCGCCTCGGCAGGCGTCTATATCACTTATGCCGCGCACGTGGCGGCGATGGCGTCCTCGACAAACATCGGTTCGGCGACACCGGTGTCGATGGGTGGGGAAATGGACTCGGCGATGGTGAAGAAGGTCGTGAACGACGCGGTCGCCAATCTGCTCGGATCGGCTGAAAAGCGCGGCCGCAACAAGACCTGGATCGAGCAAGCCGTGCGGCAGGGCGCCAGTTTGCCTTACTACGCCGCGGTTGACTCCAACGTCGTCGATTTTCTGGCGGAAGATATGGACGAGCTGCTGGCCAAGGCTGACGGCCGGGTGGTGGAGACACGGGACGGAAGCGATACTCTGCATGTCGCCGGGGCAACGCCCGAGGATGTCTCCAAGACCTTTGCCGAGCAGGTGCTCGAAGTCCTCACCAATCCGAATATCATCTTCATTCTTTTTTCACTGGGCTCGCTGGGACTGGCGATCGAGTTGTACAATCCGGGCGCGATCTTCCCGGGGGTCGTCGGCGCGATCTGCATTATTGTCGCCTTGTTCGCTATGCAGACGCTGCCGATCAACTACGCCGGCTTGGCGCTGATCATCCTGGCAATCGTGCTCTTCTTGCTCGAAATCAAAGTCACCAGCTACGGCATGCTGACCGTCGGGGGTATTGTTTCGCTTTTCCTGGGAGGGCTGATGTTAATAGACAGTCCCGAACCGACCCTGCGCATCTCGCTGTCGGTGATCATAACGGTTACGTTGTGTGTGGCCGCATTTCTTGTCTTCGCAGTCGGTCATGTCATCAAGTCGTATCGGAAGCAAGTTACCACGGGATATGAGGGTCTGATCGGCCAGATCGGCAAGGTCGCGGAGCGGATCGATCGCGAGGGTATGGTCTATATTGCCGGGGCGCTCTGGAAGGCGGTCGCCGATGAAGCGATCGAGAAGGGCGCGCCGGTCAAGATTGTCTCCGGTCAACACCAAATTCTGAAAGTCGAAAAGTTGTCTGATTCCAAGGAGGGATAA